In Pectobacterium aroidearum, the following are encoded in one genomic region:
- a CDS encoding Fe(3+) dicitrate ABC transporter substrate-binding protein FecB, which produces MFALIRVALIATLCLFGLGRANAVTVQDEQGSFTLDTPPQRIVVLELSFADALAAIDVSPVGIADDNDPDRILAEVREHLKPWHSVGTRAQPSLEAISALKPDLIIADSSRHSGIYTALKAIAPVLLLKSRNETYEENLHSAEIIGKVLGKDSAMQARLTQHRETMKAYANQLPKGTSVAFGTSREQQFNLYSSEAYTGSVLAALGLSVPKPINNAPMASINLEQLLAINPQWLIVTHYREESIVKRWQQDALWNMLEAQKKQQIAAVDSNAWARMRGIFAAERIGSDTVKIFKHQPVSVSSEQ; this is translated from the coding sequence ATGTTTGCTCTGATTCGCGTTGCCCTGATTGCAACACTTTGTCTGTTCGGACTGGGCCGTGCCAATGCCGTCACGGTGCAGGATGAGCAAGGTTCCTTTACGCTAGATACACCGCCTCAGCGCATTGTGGTGCTGGAACTGTCTTTTGCCGATGCATTGGCAGCAATAGACGTCAGCCCGGTCGGCATCGCCGATGACAACGATCCAGACCGGATTTTGGCCGAAGTCCGTGAGCACCTAAAACCCTGGCATTCCGTAGGAACACGCGCACAGCCGAGTCTGGAAGCCATCAGCGCGCTGAAGCCTGATTTAATTATCGCTGACAGTAGCCGTCATAGCGGTATTTACACGGCGCTGAAGGCGATTGCGCCCGTGCTACTGCTGAAATCGCGTAACGAAACCTATGAAGAGAACCTGCACTCTGCGGAGATCATCGGCAAAGTGCTGGGGAAAGACAGCGCGATGCAGGCTCGCCTCACCCAACACCGCGAAACCATGAAAGCCTACGCCAACCAGCTTCCCAAAGGGACAAGTGTCGCCTTCGGTACTTCGCGCGAGCAGCAGTTTAACTTGTACTCCAGCGAGGCTTACACTGGCAGCGTGCTGGCCGCACTCGGCCTGAGCGTGCCTAAACCGATTAATAATGCACCAATGGCCTCCATCAATCTGGAACAGCTGTTGGCGATTAACCCGCAGTGGCTGATAGTGACGCACTACCGCGAAGAAAGTATCGTTAAACGCTGGCAGCAGGATGCGCTCTGGAACATGCTGGAAGCCCAGAAAAAACAACAGATTGCCGCCGTAGACAGTAACGCCTGGGCGCGGATGCGCGGTATTTTTGCTGCGGAACGCATCGGCAGCGACACGGTGAAGATTTTTAAGCATCAGCCCGTTAGCGTCAGCAGCGAGCAATGA